From Osmerus eperlanus chromosome 16, fOsmEpe2.1, whole genome shotgun sequence:
AGTCCGTGCGGCCGTAGCCCACCCCGGTGTGGCGCTCGGAGCGCCGCGAGGCGCGGGACTGCCGGGAGTTGTGGGGCGGGTACTCCTCGTCGCTGTCCAGGTCGGAGAGGTCGCCGCCTTCCCCCTTCAGGGTGGAGAACTGGCGGGTCTGCTTTCTCACCCTGGGAGTGTCGATCACCAGCGTGTTCTACAGAGGGACGGGAACAGGGGGTCAAGACTTTTCACAATAAACTGCCCATAAAACTTTGACAGTTTTATACACCTTTATACACCTGTGGGTGTACAGATACACCCAGAGGTCAAATTAAGACATTTGACATATTTCTACATACACGCACAGCTAGTTCCACAGCTTAACAACGCTCTCCCGGACCTGCTTCGACAACTCATGAACCCCCAAAAGCCCACctccagacataaacaacacAGGCTTCCGGAGGCCCTCCTTTACCTTTCTGTTCATGGAGTCGTAGTCGATGTCGGCCTTCTTGGCCCACTTCTGCCAGAACTCGGGGTCGTCCAGGGCGATGTCCGTCCGGTTCTCAGACGCCACGAAGCTGGCCTTGGAGAAGGTGGAGCCCTTGCCCTCGCTCtcgatggtgatggtggtggccCTCCTCTGGAGGATCTGGTCGATGTCCTCCTCGCAGAAGCGGCTGCCCTCGTCGTCCTCGTCCATGATGGCGGCGTACGCTCCCTTCCTCAGGAGGTCCTCGATCTCCTTCTTGGAGAACTGCTGGAcctggggtgtgggtgtgtgtgtgtgtgtgggggggggtcatgggaGATGAGCGGAGGAAAGAGTCATTACAAATACCCCCAGCTACAGGCCCAGCCCAGGCTCCAGTCTGGACCAGAGACCATGTGCGATGCAGAACAGAAAGGGTTCTCACCCCATTGACGTTGCTCTCCTTGTTGCTGCTCATGCTCTGCAGGACGGCCCGGTCCAGCCCCAGCTTCAGGCTGGCCTTGTCCAACATCTCCCTCTCGTAGGAGTTCCTGGTGATGAGGCGGTACACCTTGACGGCCTTGGATTGGCCGATGCGGTGACACCTGGCTTGGGCCTGaacgtggaggagggggggggggggttaggatgAGCAAGACTGGTGTCTTCAGGGTTACAAGTCGGAattgaaattaaattaaattttcAGTTTAAACCAAAACAAtgtgtataaaaatacaatttaaaaaaagctgCCCCTTTCTACTGCCCATGTCAGTCCGACTCTCTACCTGCAGGTCGTTCTGGGGGTTCCAGTCGGAGTCAAAGATGACACAGGTGTCAGCTGCCGTAAGGTTGATGCCCAGGCCTCCAGCGCGGGTACACAGTAGGAAGACAAAGCGGTCCGAGTCAGGTTTGCTGAATCTGTCGATGGCGGCCTGGCGCAGGTTACCCCTGACTCGACCGTCAATCCGCTCGTAGAGGTATCTGCGTGGAGCAACACATTTGTCAACTGACTGACTTTCTACATCGCTACAGTTATTGGTACACGCATTTTCATGACCGTTCTGCATGACGATTCCAAAACAGAGGATTAAAATAGAATTTCACCACTCAGCTGGCCTCTGCACAGGTTTTATGCTTTTGCCCATGTGAAAAAACAGGCACAGCTTCATTACAACCCCGATTCACGCGCGTAAGCATACAGCTTCTGCTCATCCAGCGCCTTCTAAACGGCAGACTCGAGACGGCGTGCGTCTGACAGCGTACCTTTTGTTGATGAGGTAGTCCTCCAGGATGTCCAGGCAGCGCACCATCTGAGAGAAGATGAGCACCTTGTGTCCGCCGGCCTTCAGGCGGGGCAGCAGCTTGTCCAGCAGCACCAGCTTCCCCGCCGAGCGCACCAGGGCCTGCAGGTGGAAGTCAGCTGCCATGGGGTCATACACCTCCCTCAGCTCGGCCACTATCTTCTCCTCGGCTCCTGGAATagcacacgggggggggggggggagggggggggggtcagagagatgTATGATGTAAGACTTGTCTCTGTTAAAATGCTGGGAAATATTCATGGGAGAAGAGGGCTCCTTTCTCTTTTGGAATACACAGTGCATGTTAAAAGGAGGCAAGTTGGGTCAAAACACTGCTATGATGAAATACCCACTACTATGAAAACAGAGTCTCTCCGGATTCCGCATGCTTTTCTGAGCCTGTGGGTGGTGCAGTGTGAGAGCGGGCAGGGGGAGGCACCTGAGATGAGGTAGGGGTGGTTACAGCACTTGCGGAGCTCCATCATGGTGTTGAGCAGGTTGGGCACGTTGCTGTTCTGGTTGACGCCCACGCTGAGGAAGCTGAAGTTCCTCTCCAGGATGGCTCGGTAGTACTTCTTCTGCACGTCCGTCAGCTCCACCTACAgaccaccacgcacacacacacgcacacgcacacggtaAGCACTGGTAGAAAAATGTTGAGGCAAGGCTAGTTCGCTTTCCTCAAACGGAATAAGGATTTAGTGGAAGTTAGCGGCTAACGGCTGCACGTTTCGACGCAGGGCGAAGACCTTTTCGTTGGAAGGATTGCGGGTGGGGATCTCACCTCGATGATGGTCTCCTGCTTGGGCGCCAAGTTCTTCTCCACGTCCTCCTTGAGGCGGCGCAGCATCATGGGCTTCAGGATGGCCTGGAGCTTCTGGACCTGAGGAACACCAGTCAGCCACGCATGAGCCCCACTCGTGTGTGAGCGCACGCAcgcgtacctgtgtgtgtggacataccTGCTCCTCTGTTTTGAGGTCTCCAAAGTCCCGGAGGAACTCGGTCTCGGAGGGGAACTGGGCGGGCTCCAGGAAGTGCAGCAGGCTGAAGAGCTCCTCCACGGTGTTCTGAAGGGGCGTGCCCGTCAACAGCACCTTGTGCTCCTGGAaaccagggaggggggggggggggagcagacgaggaaggaaagaggcaagggatgaagaagaagaggcattagagggaggaggaacagggagggaggcaggcggagacagagagataagttGGGGGATGCGGTAACAAAATGAAATGGATTGCATTATAGGGAGAGACGAGCGATCaataaagaggaggagagaaacgagtgtgggggggggagtgagcgtGTGACATTGTTCCTAGACGCTCATGCAGGCCGACAGAGCCACATCCAAAAGGCTGTTTGTCTCACCAGGTCCAGCATCTTCAGGCTGTCCAGCAGCTTACAGTTGCGGTTCTTGAGGCGGTGAGCCTCGTCGATGATCACGCAGCGCCAGGAGATCTCCCTCAGCTCCGGGCAGTCCGACAACACCATCTCAAAGGTGGTGATGAGGGCGTCGAACTTGTACGCTCCCGGGATCAGGTGGtcctggaggggagaagggagagcggGGCGTttagcagggagggggaggctgtgtgtgctgATGATGAACAGGGATCCGTTTCAAAAGCAATCCCAGGACTCTGGCCCACGACACTGTGACCCACAGgcccacgcagacacacacacgcaccttgtCGTCCTTGCAGTACATCTCATACTGCTGGATCATCTGTCTGCTGGCCAAGCTGCCGTGGTAAACAATGGCGTTCATGTCGGTCCAGGTGGTGAACTCCCTCTCCCAGTTTGTGATGGTGGAGAGGGGCGCGATGACAAGGAAGGGGCCTTGGATGCCGGCCCCAAACACCTCCGACAGCAGGGAGATGGACTGGATGGTCTTCCCCAAGCCCATCTCGTCTGCCAGGATACAGTTCTGCCTgtaggggggacgggggggggggggagagggaagagccaAGGTTAAGATAGATGGTTTGTGTTGGAGGTAGAGTGAGTTCGGGAGAGAATGGATGTGTGGATCTGAACTTTAGATTCTGGAGGTCTATACTAATTCTTCTGGCCGTGTAAATCATCTGGATAGGTGTGCGCTGTATGTACCTGTTGTACCAGTTGAAGAGCAGCCAGTTGACTCCCTCCAGCTGGTACTCTCTCAGGATGTTGCCACTCTTGTACTCTCTGGACTCCTCCAGCTTCTTCCAGGCTGCAGCCTGAGggcggggctgagaggaggaagaggaggggtcagggtgaagggggggggcacagctcatccatctcattctgacacacacacacacacaacactgaaaGCCCTAGCACACACTGCTACACCCATATGCTTATAATAAAATTCCCTCACACtcactcccaaacacacacacacacacacacaccatgcactcccatacataaacacattccCGAGAACTCACAGTTCTCTTCAGGCGAGCCTGGCGGTTCTGGATCTTCTTgaactcctccaccttctcctcgtcGACGTCCTCCTTCAGCTCCCAGGTGGCGTCCTCGTACGGCAGGGAGCACCACTTCACCAGGTAGTAGATCACCGGCTGAGGGAGGAAAGCCAATCATCAACATGGATCTTTTGGTTTGTTTGCAGGGATTGGATTAGTTTAGCTGACCAGAATCAAGGAAGCActtattattgtttttttggGCCACTTTATTAACATGTCTGGGAAGACAAGTTAGAAAAGTGAGCGTCCAGAGCTCAGAGGAGTGACCGCTCACCTCTCCGTTGTCTTTGTCCACACTGTGCGACTCGTCCAGAATACGGTCCACCTCCACATAGTCTGGGTTGAACGACTCTTCTTCCTGGGGACAGCAGGGTGGACGGGGTTATTCATGAAACAACCTTTATTTTGGTCTCATATCACAGACACAGACCAAACCACCCCAACACAAACACGCGTACTTTGTCACAATACACGGTTTGCAGTGGGGCAGAATGCTGAAACACAACAAGTAAATAATGTGTTTGttgtcccctcacctcctggaaGAGGAGTCTCATCTGGGCCTGTTTGGCCTTGAACCTCTTCAGCTTCTGGTGGATCCTCTTATCCCTCTCCAACTGCTCCAAGGTGGCCCACTCACAGTGGAGGTACGAGCTAGGAGGTCATATGCAAGTCAACATTCACTACTTGACCTGTACAGGAATGTACATATGTACATTCCTGTACAAACATAAGCACATCAATAATAGGAATGAAGGTGATTAGGACTTACTAGTTCTTATACTTCACAAAGAATTCCTCAACACTGCCATACTGGCCGGGAGACACCTGTAAATAACCAGTAAGTTAGTATTTTCTGTGTAGGTTGTACACTTATTGTATGTCATAGAAAGCTTACAAGCAACATCCACGCTGCAGGAATGTGTTTAACTCACCTCTTTTTTCGTTAGTCTCATGGACAAAACCTTGTCGACGATTGCCGCATCCTCCTCGCTGGGGTTTTCCTGTAGAACACAAACACCTTCAATATGCGTGCGATAACCCATGCTTCAATCATTTACActcagaacaacaacaaaaccccTAGTCACATCGCAACATCGTAATATTGATAAACAATGTGTTTTATATACAAATATACACATTTCAGATGGGTTTGTTCGCTCACCACAAAGAACTGCATGCTGGCCAGCCCGTCAccgtccagctccagctcctgttTCAGCTGCGCGCCCATCAGCTGGGATCCCCCGCTGATGGACGCCACCGCCGCCGCCGTGGTGGTCACGTCCACGTCCTCGTCGTCCTCGTCGTCCGTGATCTTGATGTCCAGGTCCTCCGTGTACTTCTTCCTCTTCACCTGCCGGTTAGAGCGCCTCTTCTGGCCGGGAGGGAACACGTGCCGAGGAGTTATAAAAACGCAAAACGCAGGAGCTGCGTGGTGTGTTGGCAAGTGCAgcattgtggtgtgtgtgtgtgtgtgtgtgggtgtgtgggggtgttccCGTCTGGCTGTCACCTGCAGCAAGTCCTCCTCCAGGGTGCGGGGCGAGGCTGGGCTCAGCTCTCCATCTGAGTGGTCTGAGGAGgcgttcctcttcctcttcttaatCCCCACTGGAGTGATGGTgctgggcggggggaggggggagacagacagatgagagaTCCAATCAGCTTGGATGAAAAGGACACCCATGGGATTAGGTAGAGGACGAAAGCAACACACAGATGTTTCTGACTTACTTCCCACCACACTGACATAACggctgcccccccccaaacacacacacactcacttggtCTTGGCCTTGCTCTTGCTCTTGCTGCCCCCACCGCCGGCCACGCCTGCagctccacctgctccagcGACCCCCCCTGCCGCCTTGGCCTTGCCCTTCTTCTCCGCCCCCACCCCGCCCTTTCCCCCCGAGGCCGCCGACCCGGGGCTCTtcttcctgctccctcctcccccgccgccCTTCTTCTTAGCCGCGGCAGGCGGGGTCACGGCCCCCCCCGGGTCTGCGGACGTCTGTCCGGCGGGCAGCTCGTCCTGGTTGAGGACGCGCGGGATGTTCCTCTCGCCCCGCGCCTTGGCCCTGGCGATGGCCTCGGCGACTATGCGGTTGGCCTTCTCCTGCTTGCACAGGGTCTCCACGCGGCGCACGGGCTCGCCGGCCTTGGCTAGGCGGATCCCCCCAGCCgccatggtggtggtggtggaggccgAGCCGGCGGCGGAGGTGTTGATGACCTTCACCACAGAGACGGTGCCCCCTGCTGTGGACGTGGAGCTggtctggggggtgggaggagacaGGCGTTAAAGGGAAGCGTGAAGTGTTGGGCTTCGTACGGTCCACCTGTAGATATCTGCCAAACAAGCATTAACACTTTCATTGTGAGtgtcaggacaggacagaggaggTGTTCGCCCACCTgtggctgcagcagcagcttAAGCGGCACAGCCAGTCTCTGTCCTCCTTGGCCCTGGGAGATCTGCACCACCTGAGGGCTGCCTGTAGTCCCCGTCCCTGACACCAGCTGATACTACAGGGCCAAAAGACAAGGTCCTCAAATGTCAAGTTCAACCCTCCAAGTTCACGACGCGCATTCCGTTTTCCCGAGGCCCTATGCACTGTAGATCTGAAGGTAAAGGACGTTTACACCTGTATGAACCTATCACTTGTCCCTACTAAACCTACGTGCACAAGTGTAGCAATGGGACAAATGGGTTGGTTTGGCATCAaggttcatcctcctcctcctcaccttagCTCCTCCCTGCTGGTTGGGCTGCTGCTGCACCTGCAGCTGGATGGTCAGTACTTTGGGCTGTGCCCCGGTCtggcctgcctgtctggcttGGGTGAGGGCAGCCAGCTGACCTCCCTGGAGGACCAGCTTCCCTGGAAGAGAGCCCAGCACCAGCCTAGGCTGCTGACCGCCCTGCCCAGCCTGCTGCAACTGCACCGTCTGCCGCTGCTGGCCTGCACCCGCTCCGATGGTGACGGTTCCTGCCTGGCCTGTGCCGCCCTGGGATGGTTGCTGGAGGACGAGAGTGATGCGCTTTGCCTCgccaccctgagagagagagagagagagagagagagagagagagagagagagagagagagagagagagagagagagagagagagagagagagagagagagagagagagagagagagagagagagagagagttatggaaagaaagaaaactggCGAACCATGTGACCCAATGGTGTCCCAATGAATTGAAGTTCACTACACAACATCAAACATGCTTTCATCCCAGTAAGAGTGGGTTCGACTGGGAAGTCTCACCTGCTGCGGCATGGTGGTGAGAGTGACACCTTGAGGTCGGACCGTGCCCGAGGTGGTGACCTGTGGCTGGCCTTGCATGGCTTGCTGCAGCTGCACCTGGATCTGCGTGGGCTGCCCCTGGTTCTGGAGCTGcacctgggtctgggcctgggcaAGCTGGGCCTGTGTGGGCAGCTGGACCTGCATCGTCTGACCAGCCTGGACCTGCGTCTGCGTCTGGGGCATGGAGGTCAGCAGCACCTGCTTGACAGGCCCGTTGTGGGACTGGACCAGCCTCTGCACGCCCGTGCCAACCTTCACCTGGGTCTGCCCGGGGGCCGCCTGGTTCAAGACCGTCCCGCTTGGAAGTATGGACATGCCTGGACGGAGAGGGGTGCCTGAGAGTACCCTGGCGATGGTGACTTTGCCACCAGGAGACCCGGGCGTCCCTCCGACTGTTTGCAGCACCTGGGCTTGGCCCTGGGGTCCTTTGAGGATGACGATCTTGTGTCCTCCCTGGCCTCCGGCCTGCTGGGTGATGGCTGCGATCTGCTGAGGGGTGAGCTGGTGGGCTATGCTCTGGGCGAGCTGCTGCTGTGTGATCTGCTGTGTGCCCGAGGAACTGGACACAGTGAGGGGGGAACTCAGCAGGACGGTGGTAGCACCACTGGTGCTACTGGCTACAGAGTAAGTGGTCTGATTTACAGTCTCCAGAGCGAGTTGGGCTGGTGCTGTGGCTACAGACACAGTCTGAGGAAGGGCCACAGAGGCAGGCTGCTGTGTGGGGACTGGGTCTGGGATGGTAAGGGGAGCTGCCACTGGCATACTGAGGGCTGGGGTGGTGGAGATGTCCAggctggggtcagaggaggggtCCACCTGGCCCAGAGCCAGCTTCAGAGCTTCCTCCACGGGATCGGAGGAGCCCTGGGAGAAGGCATCATCAGGCAGGGCGTCTAGGTTAAACAGCGGCGTGTCGTCAAACAGGTCCATGATAGGGTCCGCCATCTTTCCCCGTCCACAGAGGATGGGGGATGAAAAAACTGTCTCTAACTCAGCAATGTTGTGAGTTCAGCAGTGTTGTGAGTTCGGCAATGCCCGTGCTATTTCAAGCACAAAACTGTACAGAAGAAAGGGATAAAAAAGTCACCCAAAGGCATTAACAAAGTATGACAAAGaccaactcaaacacacactagaCAAACTTTTAAACGCACACTCTAGTCAAGAACTACTTACTCAAATAGATATGGTCAAATTCTAGTGTCAGTCCCCTATAGTTTGTTTCAAACCAAAAGGGGCTTCGTCAAAGTATCTTTTCTGCACGGATATTGGGACTGTAAGGGAGGTGGAGAAAGGtttgggacagaggagagactgcTTAAGCAGTGGATCCTCtattcctccccctctaccttgcCTCCTTATCACCACCTACTTCTCTCTTCTGACTGGGCAGTTACTGAGTGGGTGCCCATCAGCAAGATCATTCGCTGCTGTCCCTTTCCTGAAGCAgagggggaaacagagagaacacagaaaGAATACAGGTGAGGGGACGTTGTTGTACACAGAATACCAGGACCTAATTTAGCTAATGGACTTTTCTGTGCGGTTTCCGTGGGTAGCCCCAAGGCTCATCGACCGTCACCCTCAGACTACCATGGTTTTAAGAAGCCGACTAAAAGTGGTACATGTCACCAATGGACAATGATAGTTCCTCAATCAAACATGCATCTGTATTGACACGGAATACTAAAAACCAGAGTCTTCATAGACATTTTTGAGTTTGGACATCAACAACAAGTCAATATTGAAACCGTATGGTGACATGGTCAGACGCTTCCCTCTTCCAATGTTACTCTAACCCATCGCCGCTTGTTGTAACGACTCGCTAGCTAGCATTTGTAGCTAGCTATTGTATTGAATAAGGCTGCCTAATTGGTGTTAAATCCTCCTTTAAGACATCAGCAAACATAGATTTTGAGACAATATCAATCGATGGCTAGCATCTCTATCGATAACTGTACACCATTCACTCATTCGTAGCTACTCTCTCAATCTTCGCATCAACAAACCGGACCAAACCAAAGCAACGTGCCACAATAACCATAGCCTGTGTACGTTCAGTCACGGGTAAGGCCGCAATGCTGTTTCGGATGGACTACCTCTGTTTTACAGCCACAATACCGGCTAATAACCATACCATCCATTGCCCCAACTCTCTTGGTTATAATTTCGGGGTGCTAAATTTACCTTTGCATCGACACACATGGCTTTCTCCGTCTCACAACACAGTACGATTACAGGAAACGGCCAGCAAAGAGCAGGAACTAACCTTTTTGCCAGCATCAGCATTGAAATTGTGCCCCTCGAATCCCATCTGCTTCGCTTTGGTAACATCTAATGCTATTGGTCAGTAATGCTGTCCATCATTTTCAGGGCGGGTCATGTAGTTAGCTTGAGATAACAATAAATGCGGCCTAGTTGGGATAATTTGGTTCAGTGATCATACTCATTGAATTTTGGTTCCAAATATCTATACCTACGCATTATTATAATGCTACAGCATAGCGCAAATACAAATTCGTTTTATATCACGTTCCTTATATTACATCTATATCATCGACACATTTTTGCCTGTTTGACAGCATGTATGTAAATCATTTATACCACAATTTGACctttcttaatttttcagccatTAGGGCTGTCTTACAATCGAAATATGACCTGCTCGCATAAAGCGTGTTCTGAAATAGGTAAAAAATGTTGCATGTTTCAAAATTATTTGAAATAATCATACACAAAACATAGATATAAGGCCTCGTTACTATGAATTGGTGCTAATTGCTTGTGTTGTTGCTGAGAAACATCTGACACTGGAGTAATAGTATTGTCTTTTTCCCCAAAACAAATTTATGTTCACACACGGACTGTTCAGATTTAATATCACTTACAAAAAGCTTGGGAACATGGACAAATAGGCTACTTATAATACCAGAGAACGGCAAAAAAGAATTTTATCTCTGTCAGTCTGTATAATTTACACACATTGACTCAACTGTGCCACCTACAGGTTATTGTTTAAATGTGTTTAACTTAGTGAGTCAAGGAGGAACATAATTAAGGTTATAATcttagacagtgtgtgtgtgtgtgtgtgtgtgtgtgtgtgtgtgtgtgtgtgtgtgtgtgtgtgtgtgtgtgtgtgtgtgtgtgtgtgtgtgtgtgtgtgtgtgtgtgtgtgtgtgtgtgtgtgaaagagagagagagaaagagagagaaagagagagaaagagagagaaagaggaaactgGTACTCCTATCACGAACTGGGGAAGCGTGACTGACTAGTTGTGACAGCGCACCACATTTGGTCCACAGGAGTCCAGCAAAGACGTGCCCAAGTGTCCGCCAAATGCTCCATCTGTTTGTGTGCAACTGTTAGCTCTGTTAGGAGTATCCGTTAGTCACTATGCTTACACTCTCCCCCATGCTGGAGTCTGACAGCCCATGCCAACTCTGGTGGTGAGAGCTAAATTTACAAGCAGCTGTCATGTTACGGATAAACAAAGATCATGACAGGTAGACTACATGGGACTGATTCTAATGACAAAGCAACTATGTGTTGTTgtacaaaacaaatatatatgaaCATTCACTTACCGATTGGTCTGTATTGTAGATTTGTAGAATATACATGCACATACCACCGTCAAAGCACAGAGAAGCACACTGTTAGATGTACACCTTTTAATATGTGTGGTGTTTCATATAAATCTTCCTAATAGATTTGAAAGCACTAACAGGCAAGTAGAGAATATATGCAATCACAAAACAGGACAGAGTGGGGTCAACAGTTTGCCAGGGTATAATTGTTCATAAAGCTACAGAGGcatgaaaaataaaaaatgattacATATTAATAAAAGCAATTCCAACAGTGTAAACACTGAAATACTGATGTCAGAGCTGGGATTTAGTCATTGCACATTAGCCCACATTGTACCCAATCAATTTATCTCAACAACGTGTCCTTAATTCCATACTCAATTAaacgattcccccccccctcccccactcgtTCAagtctatcctctcctcctctccctctgtccactTCTTAAGTCTCTTTACAGAGGGAACACTAAAAAGCCACAGAAGGTGGAGTACTTCCATCCACCCATTAAATTGCCTCTCTCCAATTTGAGGTAGGCCTTGTCGCCCCTCTCCATGATGATGAGGCCTGCATTTGTAGCCGCCTCCCTTGTCACATCCTGGTCTCCAGCAAAGGCTGAGATCATCGGCCACCCATTCAGCATTAGACTGACCTGAAGGAAACCCACAGGTTTAAGtgtcatctctctgtgtgtgtaggttggtTTGCATGCATATGTGTTTAATGTAAACATGTACATGAGCTTGTCTTCCCCTACCTGAATAGTTTGTCTATTGTAGGCCTTCACCACATGGaagttgaagctgtagacaccTCTCCTTGGTGCCAGAAAAACACTGCTCTCCTGGTCAAAGTGAGAACCTACATTCACCAGAATCTAATACAGAGAGATAAAACCAgagaaaaattatatatatatatatatatatatatatatatatatataatataaaggAATTCCATCAGTACAGCCAGAAGGACTGAACATTCATTCATGTATTTGTTATTGAAAAAGGTGTAAACGAACGAATAAAGACATTAATGACCCCTTGATTGTCCTGAAGGAACTCTGTCTAGTTGAAGATCCCATCTTCACCAACCCACCACCATGCAAAAATGGTCAGTGTGATTTTAACAATTTGCTCACCTGGTCAAAGTAGATGATCATGGTGCGGTTGCTCATGTCGGTGGGCTCGTGGTTGGTCTGACGAGTGGCGGAGAACGCCACCCGGCCAGTGCCAGAGCGGACCGACATGCCCAGAGCGTTGCCTCCAGGCtcagaggagggtgtggagtcacacacaaccaaacactTTCCTTCCAGGACAAGGGGCTCTGTGTCATTTTGGCCACAGGCCCCTAGGGGGCCCAACAGAAGCAACAACCCCAGTAGCAGAGTAGGGTCAAAGGTCGATGAACAAGCTGACCAGTGATGCATGATTCTTACGATGTTTGATTAAATCTTTGTTTCCTTAAGCTAaagattaattaattaattgattGAGACACATAAGTATCTTTACTTTCTGTCACTCTGTTTGTAAATGGTGAAAAACAGATGTTTCTGTTTCTTATAAGATCAAACAGCAGATTAGTATTGCTCAGGGAAGAAAATTGGTCTTCAAAATCCCTTTTCTCACCTTTAAATTCCCCAGATTAAGAAGAAAGAGGGAATTAACAGGTAGGTGTCATGGTCAGACAATAAATTAAGTTTGGCTGAGCAGCAGCAGACAAAGTCAacgtgctctctttctcttcaactCTTTCAATTCGTCTTTAGCTTCTACTGTCTCCCTTGCTCAGATCTGTGGGGTGTTTCCCCCGTGGTGTCTGGGTTGGTTGGatactgtgtgcatgtgtgtgtttagccgTATGGGGCCCTATGACAAGGACAAATAGACGTTTGGGTAGGTTCCAGTCTACTGCCTCAGCAA
This genomic window contains:
- the cbln12 gene encoding cerebellin 12, with translation MHHWSACSSTFDPTLLLGLLLLLGPLGACGQNDTEPLVLEGKCLVVCDSTPSSEPGGNALGMSVRSGTGRVAFSATRQTNHEPTDMSNRTMIIYFDQILVNVGSHFDQESSVFLAPRRGVYSFNFHVVKAYNRQTIQVSLMLNGWPMISAFAGDQDVTREAATNAGLIIMERGDKAYLKLERGNLMGGWKYSTFCGFLVFPL